The Echeneis naucrates chromosome 8, fEcheNa1.1, whole genome shotgun sequence genome has a window encoding:
- the rai1 gene encoding protein piccolo, with translation MQSFRERSGGYHSNQPCYQQEPHELSRLETYRQHPHHPHPQHPHPGPGPHPGPGPGHTRSSYEAHSLANPTSMPPAGGPGTGGGPKECYSQQAYSAYPGNSGGNGTGNGGSATSQAKKSYRGSKVPPPNPSQHLQGPGGYGNHMGPGNYSGQYMSEGHLQQKWEDPAQLAQYDPEMVGRMEAGGTPAPGSTQYMDQNLLGHSQTQCHQTSTPAYTSPHHQSHPSNTAPPSLMYPQSHLHYPQHSPSPSPYMEKCSPMPHCYKGYNMPPNSQYGRQMTSHSNLKQGGYRSSQNSYGYQQPPPRGYDQQTPLQAMANPQEPHPKYQHYSQPQQNYCLSELSVRSPEQQYYQTCSPSSGHSPARSVGRSPSYSSTPSPLMTNPESFQYGQPPMTPGAASSSSSSSAGMQEQASNNTMLMPPRSHPSPNVPHAAPHSYTSTPQVPSMKERFSEKLLSNPSLWSLNALTSQVENISNNVQQLLLSEALVASKKGSKRSTPSKKGEEYKSPLYQDGGGVGAGPLQDPYSTPQHQPMTMELHEGGYSSSSDEQLDRAYYYCGQGRSPAQAPNNTQLSLDTASSCSITSPDDMSTRSGDSGLHILTPDPTRCQSGQGGDGMSTPVKSIGDERSPTSITIPSPMKQERDSPSDIQHINEPVKENFEESAWMEKSNDKDEVTTEKPPDCNRDSDTTKSTEMQEKHPSLYSKINKEVTEKSYCYEETVYQGAQSKYDPDAIDSVEQSPTALSDSSHKENFGQEVKSEVFKSESPTASESSVKTLPFISRGDLEHDQYSTEKEDSSENTSPTPQAEALDESNSDKRVRGEMLEGEKVNQLSSEEHKNNRDGPEKLPGDLCSRTESQTTELHKDNEYAGAPAHPNAAAATAAADASARESAIGDTAPQPQSAMPVFSALNDKATPPAQARDHIDHSDAKVLEPDSPQLPGKSILPSAPSWADTPPSPKKGDEDMEPGISCASAVTPLAKPEPVAPSAQPRAFGRKHARGRRRIMHSGVGIRRQLSLEREGVKEEEGAPSPTQKPCMPSSKTVLFSDQMDLAHQESIVRQTPKMVTDGFRSRMCTRSFNAPDLPPKVEPHGKRKPGPKPGSKPGPKPGPKPGPKPGPKPGAKPGPKPGPKSGLKPGPKPGQKPLSKPGPKPGPKPVPNEPELPLKTEIPVKRKPGPKPGSKPGPKPALKSGPKPGPKPGLKLADVLSPADTALIKAPVGRPKGSVSKAKLVQQEEIMQTFTGLQSRGRKSLKATISQINQDEKQANYEVKAPDKESKNMVLRSRKPSQEKLSKEKERLIGSDILPQTLTEMKTTDVTPKVEDPVTVGQTQTSIPNADVPADPAAPLPPSVLTEQSEEKTSIPLKRKLSPELISAVPVKKKRGPKPKPKPLPPQSLGEQHMSATKEKALWGPRKKRGPPKKASVVTPLTKDIPPTISETDITSDVPVVPPQCPTKTKVLPPRKGRGQKYEAMVQKITSPSSKKHLPVPQIESSLTEDVTTKALSQHVLKEGETSMLAKSTEMIEGEMKSTESTESRQEGVKQHDGVRKEKVTQERQKHEMGQVASTIDKVRRGIEEEVVNKDMIRQENVKLETQQDVRADRIWCSTAVPVEVRAQGEWTQQISEDLSTATTKSSRTKRKRWAMVESTDASVVALEAGSLIVTTPRLAKQRAIKNNHEMHLKQRRKKRKGQAPLKETEAVEGTNIETTEQQQEHVEEKMLPTESTVPPSISSEEITEGLQVTSTELIQKPRRGRKPSANPTKRKRGKASSEQIPGMPVKVHKKPGPKPGMKDAIEVIEAVVRAAGCEQAEKEEREKEERERWDTENKEEQEMCIVGPVVTISEKQTETISVKRIRRRPAHQNSKMSFCPYVRMNNSRDFSSWCAIVNKPEDAVIFQRRRKKGILRMRNPFTVAKVVPHTAAMLQGPLVNKNLIGRCLTCSLCGKPANYRDLGDLCGPYYTEDGVPRKILTIRHTESLREESENSTDSTCCSSEKPGKSSKNDGEDSTEKEGNTEALTQECSSSRHHHWHYRRAERIERTGREGGSRRLTLRERFRRMKQLQTISAGASSDQEGNGSMFQRLQVEAEAKEHWAHENCAIWTKGVIMVAGRLYGLKEAANNSAQTSCYKCQIVGASLSCCWRGCSHKYHYVCAKEIGCTFHEDDFSIKCPKHEDL, from the exons ATGCAGTCCTTCCGTGAGCGCAGCGGTGGTTACCACAGCAACCAACCCTGCTACCAGCAGGAGCCCCATGAATTATCCCGCCTGGAGACCTACCGGCAACACCCACACCATCCCCACCCACAGCATCCCCACCCAGGCCCCggtccacatccaggtccaggcccagggCACACCAGGTCGAGCTATGAGGCTCACTCACTGGCAAACCCGACAAGCATGCCTCCAGCTGGAGGACCAGGAACTGGAGGAGGACCCAAGGAGTGTTACAGCCAGCAAGCCTACTCTGCTTATCCAGGCAATAGTGGAGGGAATGGGACTGGAAATGGGGGTTCAGCAACCTCACAGGCAAAGAAATCTTACAGGGGAAGCAAAGTACCCCCACCAAACCCCTCTCAGCACTTGCAGGGCCCAGGGGGCTATGGAAACCATATGGGCCCTGGAAATTATTCAGGCCAGTATATGAGCGAGGGCCACCTACAGCAGAAGTGGGAGGACCCAGCCCAATTAGCACAGTATGACCCAGAGATGGTGGGACGTATGGAGGCTGGCGGTACCCCTGCACCGGGCTCCACCCAGTACATGGACCAGAACTTGTTGGGCCACTCACAAACTCAGTGCCACCAGACCTCCACTCCTGCCTATACCAGTCCCCACCACCAGTCCCATCCTTCTAACACTGCTCCCCCCTCTCTCATGTACCCCCAGAGTCACCTGCACTACCCCCAGCACTCACCTTCTCCTTCACCGTACATGGAAAAGTGCAGCCCTATGCCCCACTGTTACAAAGGTTACAACATGCCTCCAAATTCACAGTATGGAAGACAAATGACCAGCCACAGCAATCTGAAACAGGGGGGTTATAGGTCAAGTCAAAACAGTTACGGCTACCAGCAGCCTCCACCCAGAGGTTATGACCAGCAGACTCCTCTACAGGCAATGGCCAACCCCCAGGAGCCCCACCCCAAGTACCAACACTACAGCCAACCCCAACAAAACTACTGTCTCTCTGAGCTATCCGTCAGATCACCAGAACAACAGTATTATCAGACTTGCAGCCCCTCCTCAGGTCACTCCCCTGCACGATCTGTAGGGCGTTCCCCCTCATACAGTTCCACCCCCTCACCACTGATGACAAATCCAGAGTCATTCCAGTATGGCCAACCTCCCATGACCCCTGGGgcagcttcctcctcttcttcctcttcagctggTATGCAGGAGCAGGCCAGTAACAACACCATGCTCATGCCCCCACGCTCTCACCCCTCACCCAATGTTCCCCATGCAGCCCCCCACAGCTACACCTCAACACCACAGGTACCCTCCATGAAAGAGCGCTTCTCAGAAAAACTGCTGTCAAACCCCAGCTTGTGGAGTCTGAATGCCCTCACCTCTCAGGTAGAAAACATTTCTAATAATGTCCAGCAGTTGCTGCTTTCAGAGGCCCTGGTGGCCAGCAAGAAAGGCAGTAAGAGGAGCA CACCTTCCAAAAAGGGTGAGGAGTACAAAAGTCCTCTATATCaggatggtggtggtgttggtgcgGGCCCATTGCAGGACCCTTACTCTACTCCACAGCACCAACCAATGACAATGGAACTTCATGAGGGAGGCTATTCTAGCAGTAGTGATGAACAATTGGACCGGGCCTACTACTACTGTGGTCAAGGCCGGAGTCCAGCACAGGCccccaacaacacacaactcaGCCTGGATACAGCCTCGTCGTGCTCCATCACATCTCCAGACGACATGTCCACCAGATCTGGGGACTCAGGTCTGCATATTCTTACCCCTGACCCAACTAGGTGTCAATCAGGGCAAGGGGGAGATGGCATGAGTACGCCAGTGAAGAGCATCGGTGACGAGAGGTCTCCCACAAGCATAACAATTCCCAGTCCAATGAAACAAGAAAGAGACTCCCCTTCAGATATACAGCATATCAATGAGCCTGTCAAAGAGAACTTTGAAGAATCAGCCTGGATGGAGAAATCAAATGACAAAGACGAGGTGACAACAGAAAAGCCTCCTGACTGTAACAGAGATTCAGACACAACTAAATCTACAGAGATGCAGGAAAAACACCCATCTCTCTACAGCAAGATAAACAAAGAGGTGACAGAAAAAAGTTATTGCTATGAGGAGACGGTGTACCAAGGGGCCCAGAGTAAATATGACCCTGATGCAATAGACTCAGTTGAACAGTCCCCAACAGCTCTGTCTGACTCCAGTCACAAAGAAAACTTTGGCCAAGAGGTGAAATCAGAGGTATTCAAATCTGAGTCTCCAACAGCTTCTGAGAGCTCAGTGAAAACATTGCCTTTCATTTCAAGGGGTGACCTTGAGCATGATCAATATTCcacagagaaagaagacagCTCAGAGAACACATCACCAACCCCCCAAGCTGAGGCCCTGGATGAGAGCAATTCAGACAAGAGA gtTCGAGGGGAAATgctggagggggaaaaagtgaACCAGTTATCATCTGAAGAGCACAAAAATAATAGAGATGGGCCAGAAAAGCTTCCTGGAGATCTGTGCAGCAGGACAGAGAGTCAGACTACAGAGCTTCATAAGGACAATGAGTATGCGGGGGCACCTGCTCAtccaaatgcagcagcagcaacggCGGCTGCAGATGCTTCTGCGAGGGAGTCAGCGATAGGTGACACTGCTCCGCAGCCCCAGTCTGCTATGCCGGTCTTCTCAGCTCTCAATGACAAGGCAACACCACCAGCTCAGGCCAGAGATCATATTGATCACAGTGATGCTAAAGTGTTGGAGCCAGACTCTCCTCAGTTGCCAGGGAAGTCAATACTTCCCTCTGCACCATCCTGGGCAGACACTCCACCCTCCCCCAAAAAAGGCGATGAGGACATGGAGCCAGGCATCAGCTGCGCCAGTGCTGTGACCCCCTTGGCCAAGCCAGAGCCCGTGGCCCCATCTGCTCAGCCGAGGGCTTTTGGACGTAAGCATGCCAGGGGCAGAAGGAGAATCATGCATTCAGGTGTGGGAATCAGGCGACAGCTAAGCTTGGAGAGGGAGGGggtaaaggaagaggaaggagccCCCTCACCTACACAGAAACCCTGCATGCCATCAAGTAAAACTGTGTTATTCTCAGATCAAATGGACCTAGCACACCAGGAATCTATTGTGAGACAGACTCCCAAAATGGTTACTGATGGCTTTCGTTCAAGAATGTGCACGCGCTCTTTTAATGCACCAGACTTGCCACCTAAAGTTGAGCCTCATGGGAAAAGAAAACCAGGCCCAAAACCAGGATCAAAACCTGGGCCCAAACCAGGCCCAAAACCTGGACCAAAACCTGGACCAAAACCAGGAGCAAAGCCAGGGCCAAAACCAGGGCCTAAATCTGGGCTAAAGCCTGGACCAAAGCCTGGGCAAAAACCTCTATCTAAACCAGGTCCTAAACCAGGACCAAAGCCTGTGCCAAATGAACCAGAGCTGccactgaaaactgaaattccTGTGAAGCGAAAACCAGGACCTAAACCAGGTTCAAAACCTGGACCAAAACCAGCTCTAAAGTCAGGTCCAAAACCAGGACCCAAGCCTGGACTCAAGCTTGCAGATGTTTTGTCCCCCGCAGACACGGCACTCATCAAAGCCCCAGTGGGTCGTCCAAAAGGTTCAGTCTCCAAAGCAAAACTGGTACAGCAAGAAGAAATCATGCAAACTTTCACAGGTCTGCAAAGTCGGGGCAGAAAAAGCCTAAAAGCTACAATATCACAAATAAACCAGGACGAGAAACAAGCAAACTATGAAGTAAAAGCACCAGACAAGGAGAGTAAGAACATGGTCTTACGTTCCAGAAAACCATCCCAAGAAAAACTatcaaaagaaaaggaaagactcATTGGGAGCGATATTCTACCCCAGACActaacagaaatgaaaaccacTGATGTTACCCCAAAAGTAGAAGATCCTGTAACGGTGGGGCAAACTCAAACTTCCATCCCTAATGCAGATGTTCCAGCAGACCCAGCTGCCCCGCTTCCCCCATCAGTTCTAACTGAGCAATCTGAAGAAAAGACATCAATTCCACTAAAACGGAAACTTAGTCCAGAACTTATCTCTGCAGtacctgttaaaaaaaagagaggtcCAAAGCCCAAACCAAAACCTTTACCACCGCAAAGCCTGGGGGAACAGCATATGTCAGCTACTAAAGAGAAGGCTCTCTGGGGCcccagaaaaaagagagggcCACCCAAGAAAGCCTCTGTTGTCACTCCCCTTACCAAAGACATTCCTCCCACCATCAGTGAAACGGACATCACTAGTGATGTGCCTGTGGTGCCACCTCAGTGCCCCACTAAGACAAAAGTCCTGCCACCACGAAAAGGTAGAGGACAGAAATATGAGGCCATGGTGCAAAAAATTACATCTCCCAGCTCAAAGAAGCACCTCCCAGTTCCCCAGATAGAGAGCAGTCTAACTGAGGATGTTACTACCAAGGCTTTGTCTCAACATGTCCTAAAGGAAGGTGAGACGTCGATGCTTGCAAAAAGCACTGAGATGATCGAGGGtgaaatgaaaagcacagaAAGCACAGAGTCTAGGCAAGAGGGAGTGAAGCAGCATGACGGAGTAAGAAAAGAGAAGGTTacacaagaaagacaaaagcatGAGATGGGTCAAGTAGCTTCAACAATAGACAAGGTGAGACGGGGAATAGAAGAAGAAGTTGTAAATAAGGATATGATAAGGCAAGAAAATGTTAAGCTGGAGACACAGCAGGATGTCAGAGCTGACAGGATTTGGTGCTCGACGGCTGTCCCAGTAGAAGTTAGGGCTCAGGGAGAGTGGACACAACAGATTTCAGAGGACCTATCTACTGCCACCACCAAGTCCTCCAGAACTAAAAGGAAGAGATGGGCTATGGTGGAGAGTACAGATGCCTCTGTAGTGGCTTTGGAAGCAGGAAGCCTAATAGTTACAACGCCAAGATTAGCCAAGCAGAGGGCCATTAAAAACAACCATGAGATGCATctaaaacagaggaggaagaagaggaaaggccAAGCACCTCTAAAAGAAACAGAGGCAGTTGAGGGGACAAATATCGAAACAACAGAACAGCAACAAGAGCATGTAGAAGAAAAGATGTTGCCAACAGAGTCCACAGTACCTCCTTCAATCAGCTCAGAAGAGATCACAGAGGGCCTCCAGGTTACCAGCACAGAACTCATCCAGAAACCCAGGAGAGGCAGAAAACCTTCAGCAAACCctacaaagaggaaaagagggaaagcCTCATCAGAGCAGATTCCTGGCATGCCAGTGAAAGTCCACAAAAAGCCTGGGCCAAAACCTGGGATGAAAGACGCCATTGAGGTTATTGAGGCAGTAGTGAGGGCTGCAGGATGTGAACAGGctgagaaagaagagagggaaaaagaggaacGGGAAAGATGGGACACAGAGAATAAGGAAGAGCAGGAGATGTGTATTGTTGGTCCTGTTGTGACAATAtcagaaaaacagactgaaacCATTTCTGTGAAAAGAATCAGACGGCGACCAGCACATCAAAATTCTAAAATGTCTTTCTGTCCTTATGTGCGGATGAACAACTCCAGAGATTTTTCTTCGTGGTGCGCCATAGTCAACAAGCCGGAAGACGCAGTAATATTTCAGAGGCGTAGAAAAAAGGGAATACTCAGAATGAGGAATCCTTTCACAGTTGCAAAGGTTGTACCTCACACAGCTGCCATGCTACAGGGACCGTTGgtaaataaaaatctcattGGCAGGTGTCTTACATGCTCCTTATGTGGAAAACCAGCAAATTACAGAGACCTAGGCGATTTGTGTGGACCCTACTACACAGAGGACGGCGTTCCACGAAAGATTTTGACGATCAGGCACACAGAATCCCTCAGGGAAGAGTCAGAGAATAGCACTGACAGCACCTGttgcagcagtgaaaaaccaGGCAAATCCTCAAAGAATGACGGTGAAGACAGCACAGAGAAGGAGGGCAATACAGAAGCACTCACTCAAGAGTGCAGTAGTAGCAGGCACCATCACTGGCACTACCGACGGGCAGAGAGAATAGAAAGAACAGGCAGGGAGGGTGGCTCGCGAAGATTAACTCTACGTGAGAGATTCAGGAGGATGAAACAGCTTCAGACCATCAGTGCAGGTGCCTCGAGTGACCAGGAGGGCAACGGCAGCATGTTCCAAAGGCTACAAGTGGAGGCAGAGGCTAAGGAGCACTGGGCCCATGAAAACTGCGCCATCTGGACCAAGGGGGTAATTATGGTCGCTGGGAGGCTATACGGACTGAAAGAGGCTGCCAACAACTCAGCCCAAACG AGCTGCTACAAGTGCCAGATTGTGGGGGCGTCCCTCAGCTGCTGTTGGAGAGGCTGCTCTCATAAATATCACTATGTCTGCGCCAAAGAGATAG GGTGCACATTCCATGAGGATGACTTCTCCATCAAATGTCCGAAACATGAG GACCTGTAA
- the srebf1 gene encoding sterol regulatory element-binding protein 1, whose translation MNSLPFDDPSLDNLDPTLSLNDPSDIDTALLSDIDDMLQLINNQDMEFGGLFDNAPYTGPPPTTELSALTQSNASAAPPASTTTPPSSSSSSILSSSPHLDALLGPPITRSSSSPDKAFQPPTFQQAPLAQVSNTTPRQQQPASPQQAQTLKQPQLEHPQPILSPSVPVQAASPHGSPGPSPAFSSTPQALFTSPTLQPPLQPQAIPQVQVQVQAQSPQGRTNYSSQNSHTASSPGSVSQPATTLSSSPQSVQPVSIQSQLQGLTTTSSLLTTSTSPPAQTIAPHVQQVPVLLQPQFIKAESLLLTTLKHDPCIVTTVASPTSLATTTTPVQSTSLQAFMGSGTILTTVPVMVDTEKLPINRIAISGKPVGQPHKGEKRTAHNAIEKRYRSSINDKIVELKDLVAGTEAKLNKSAVLRKAIDHIRYLQQANQKLKQENMALKMAAQKNKSLKDLVAMEVDGQSDVKNELPTPPASDVGSPTSFSHCGSDSEPDSPMVEDTKPNVGILDRSAAGTSAGGMLDRSRMALCAFTFLFISLNPLASLLCSSGSSLAESSAATTTHHGGRSVLGVDIAAESWSWMDWMLPTILVWLLNGILVSGVLIRLLVYGEPVTRPHSGSSVLFWRHRKQADLDLARGDFAQASQNLWTCLKALGRPLPTSQLDLGCAALWSLLRFCLQRLWVGRWLAARAGGLRSDRPLQEDACKSSRDAALVYHRLHQLHMTGKLNGSHLSAVHMALSAVNLAECSGSCLPVATLAEVYVSGALRVKASLPRILHFTSRVFLSSARQACLSSSGSVPPAMQWLCHPLGHRFFVDGDWAIRSTPKESIYSQAGNTVDPLAQVTQAFREHLLEKALYCVAQPHGEKSSSHGKGEYADALEYLQLLISASDAAGATSQSFAIGSNMATVTGCDPHSKWWSSVAVVIINWLQGDDTAAERLYPTVEHLPRSLQNAESLLPKACLNTFRAVRALLSKPENCQLSLSYSDKASALLRDSLNLGPHCHSSSLDKVIQLLLCDLLLVMRTNVWRLQQQGAGPAGSGLAGNSSSAGVHQASPPELQGFQQDLSSLRKLAHSFRPAMRRLFLHEATARLMAGASPTRTHQLLDRSLRRRATPGAKTEECETRPGQREQAEAVMLACRYLPPSFLSAPGQRVGMLADAARTLEKLGDKRTLHDCQQMIIKLGSGTTVTNS comes from the exons ATGAACAGCCTCCCGTTTGACGATCCCTCGTTGGATAATCTGGATCCGACGCTGTCGCTGAACGACCCCAGCGATATTGACACGGCCCTGCTGAGCGACATTGATG aTATGCTGCAGCTCATCAACAACCAGGACATGGAGTTTGGAGGACTCTTTGATAACGCTCCATACACAGGGCCCCCACCCACCACAGAACTTTCTGCTTTGACCCAATCCAATGCTTCAGCTGCCCCTCCAGCTTCCACTACCACAcctccatcttcatcttcttcttccatcCTTAGCAGTAGCCCCCACCTTGATGCCCTATTGGGCCCTCCTATCACCCGTAGTTCCTCCTCCCCAGACAAGGCATTTCAGCCTCCAACTTTTCAGCAAGCCCCTCTAGCCCAGGTATCTAACACTACCCCGCGGCAGCAGCAACCAGCCTCCCCGCAGCAGGCTCAGACTCTCAAGCAGCCCCAATTGGAACATCCCCAACCCATTCTCAGCCCGTCTGTCCCAGTGCAGGCAGCTTCACCTCATGGCTCACCAGGACCAAGTCCAGCATTCAGCTCCACACCCCAGGCTCTTTTCACTTCACCTACACTTCAGCCTCCACTTCAGCCCCAGGCCATACCACAGGTCCAAGTCCAGGTCCAAGCTCAGTCCCCACAAGGTCGGACCAACTACAGCAGCCAGAACAGTCACACAG CTAGCAGCCCAGGAAGTGTGAGCCAACCTGCCACGACTCTATCATCCTCACCTCAGAGTGTTCAGCCAGTGTCCATCCAGTCTCAGCTCCAAGGGCTGACCACCACCTCTTCTCTGCTCACCACATCAACTAGCCCGCCTGCTCAAACCATCGCACCCCACGTACAGCAAGTTCCc GTATTGCTGCAGCCCCAGTTCATCAAGGCTGAGTCACTGCTGTTGACCACTCTGAAGCATGACCCCTGCATTGTCACCACTGTGGCCTCTCCCACCTCCCTGGCGACCACCACCACCCCAGTACAGAGCACTTCACTGCAG GCGTTTATGGGCAGTGGCACCATTCTGACCACTGTTCCAGTCATGGTGGacacagaaaaactgccaaTCAACCGCATCGCCATCAGTGGTAAGCCAGTTGGCCAGCCCCACAAGGGGGAGAAGCGAACTGCCCACAACGCCATCGAGAAGCGCTACCGTTCCTCCATCAATGACAAAATCGTGGAGCTCAAAGACCTGGTGGCCGGTACTGAAGCCAAG cTCAACAAGTCTGCAGTACTGAGGAAAGCCATTGACCACATCCGTTACCTGCAGCAGGCTAACCAAAAACTCAAACAAGAGAACATGGCTCTTAAAATGGCAGCCCAGAAAAATA AGTCTCTCAAGGACCTGGTTGCCATGGAGGTAGATGGGCAGTCTGATGTGAAGAATGAGCTGCCCACCCCACCAGCTTCTGACGTGGGCTCACCAACTTCTTTCTCACACTGTGGCAGTGACTCTGAACCTGACAGTCCGATGGTGGAGGACACCAAG CCAAACGTGGGTATCTTGGACAGATCGGCAGCAGGCACAAGCGCTGGTGGCATGTTAGACCGTTCCCGCATGGCGCTGTGCGCCTTCACCTTCCTGTTCATCTCCCTCAACCCTCTGGCCTCTCTGCTGTGTTCCTCTGGCAGCAGCTTAGCTGAAAGctctgctgccaccaccacccATCATGGAGGCAGGAGTGTTCTTGGTGTGGATATTGCAG CGGAGTCGTGGAGCTGGATGGACTGGATGTTACCAACTATACTTGTGTGGTTACTGAATGGTATTCTGGTGTCTGGTGTTCTGATCCGCCTGCTGGTGTACGGAGAACCTGTAACCAGACCACACTCTGGATCCTCTGTATTGTTTTGGAGGCACCGCAAACAGGCTGACCTGGACCTAGCTAGA GGGGATTTTGCCCAGGCTAGTCAGAACCTGTGGACTTGTCTAAAGGCTCTCGGTCGCCCCTTACCCACCTCCCAGTTGGACCTTGGTTGTGCTGCATTGTGGTCGCTGCTGAGATTTTGCCTCCAACGTCTATGGGTGGGCCGCTGGCTGGCTGCCAGAGCTGGAGGACTACGATCTGACCGCCCCCTGCAGGAGGATGCATGCAAAAGCAGCCGTGATGCTGCCCTAGTTTACCACCGTCTGCACCAGCTTCATATGACAG GTAAATTAAATGGTAGCCACCTGTCAGCAGTGCACATGGCTTTAAGTGCAGTGAACCTGGCAGAGTGTTCTGGCTCCTGTCTGCCTGTAGCCACTCTGGCTGAGGTCTATGTCTCCGGAGCGCTACGGGTCAAAGCCAGTCTGCCAAGAATCCTGCATTTCACCTCG CGTGTGTTTCTGAGCAGCGCCCGGCAGGCATGCCTTTCGTCCAGTGGCAGTGTGCCACCAGCAATGCAATGGCTCTGTCACCCACTAGGTCACCGCTTCTTTGTGGACGGGGATTGGGCAATTCGCAGCACTCCTAAAGAAAGCATCTATAGCCAGGCTGGAAATACTG TGGATCCTCTGGCCCAGGTGACTCAGGCATTCAGAGAGCACCTGTTGGAGAAGGCGCTGTACTGTGTGGCCCAGCCTCATGGAGAGAAGAGCTCCAGCCATGGCAAGGG GGAGTATGCTGATGCCCTGGAGTACCTCCAGCTGTTGATCAGTGCATCAGATGCTGCTGGTGCCACGTCTCAATCTTTTGCAATCGGCTCCAACATGGCCACTGTGACTG GCTGCGACCCCCACTCCAAGTGGTGGTCCTCTGTTGCCGTGGTGATCATCAACTGGCTCCAAGGAGATGATACAGCTGCAGAGAGGCTGTATCCAACTGTTGAGCACCTGCCACGCAGTCTGCAAAACGCAGA GAGTCTTCTGCCCAAGGCATGTCTGAACACATTCAGGGCTGTACGCGCTCTGCTGTCCAAGCCAGAAAACTGCCAGCTGAGTCTGAGCTACAGCGACAAGGCCAGCGCCCTGCTCCGAGACAGCCTTAACCTGGGACCACACTGCCACAGCTCCAGTTTAGACAAG GTCATCCAGTTGCTTTTATGTGATCTGCTCTTGGTAATGAGGACCAACGTGTGGCGTCTGCAGCAACAGGGGGCCGGTCCTGCAGGGTCAGGGTTGGCAGGCAATAGCTCATCAGCAGGGGTCCACCAGGCCTCCCCACCGGAGCTTCAAGGCTTTCAGCAAGATCTCAGCTCTCTACGCAAACTGGCACACAGCTTCAGACCTGCAATGCGAAGA TTGTTCCTCCATGAAGCAACAGCCAGGCTGATGGCAGGGGCCAGTCCCACCCGCACACATCAGCTCCTGGATCGCTCGCTGAGACGCAGAGCAACGCCCGGAGCCAAGACAG AGGAGTGTGAGACACGACCAGGCCAGCGGGAGCAGGCCGAGGCTGTGATGTTGGCGTGTCGCtaccttcctccctcctttctatCGGCTCCTGGCCAAAGGGTGGGCATGCTGGCGGACGCAGCCCGTACTCTGGAGAAACTGGGAGACAAGAGGACCCTCCATGACTGCCAGCAAATGATCATCAAGCTGGGCAGCGGCACCACTGTCACCAATAGCTAG